In Macrobrachium rosenbergii isolate ZJJX-2024 chromosome 47, ASM4041242v1, whole genome shotgun sequence, the following are encoded in one genomic region:
- the LOC136830885 gene encoding uncharacterized protein, with amino-acid sequence MLHVAHLTTHHLALSHFASPHNTSSHPTSPHLSPQQPHSTPTTSPHPISPHPIPYHLTPLRNTSSHPTFTQFHLTPHLTLPHNTSPHTTTSTSPHLSSPPFHPTSPHPTAPNLTPPSPHFTTSPYHHLTSTHPISPHPIPQHIISPHLHPTSPHLTPQHHLTLPNLTSTHPTSSLLTPPHP; translated from the coding sequence ATGTTACATGTTGCTCACCTCACAACACATCACCTCGCATTATCCCACTTCGCTTCACCCCACAACACATCATCTCACCCCACTTCACCTCACCTTTCCCCACAACAACCCCACTCCACCCCTACCACTTCTCCTCACCCCATCTCACCTCACCCCATTCCATACCACCTCACCCCACTCCGGAACACATCATCTCATCCCACCTTCACCCAATTTCACCTCACCCCACACCTCACCTTACCCCACAACACATCACCTCACACCACAACATCCACCTcaccccacctctcctcaccccCATTTCATcccacctcaccccaccccacAGCACCTAACCTCACCCCACCTTCACCCCACTTCACCACCTCACCTTACCACCACCTCACCTCAACTCACCCCATCTCACCTCACCCCATCCCACAACACATCATCTCACCCCACCTTCACCCCACTTCACCTCACCTCACCCCACAGCACCATCTCACCTTACCCAACCTCACCTCAACTCACCCCACCTCATCTctcctcaccccaccccacccctaa